One Gelria sp. Kuro-4 DNA segment encodes these proteins:
- the rpsI gene encoding 30S ribosomal protein S9, whose amino-acid sequence MPGITYYGTGRRKTSVARVRLVPGSGRFVVNGQPVEEYFPLRSLQTIVERPLKVTGNLGKFDVLAKVEGGGITGQAGAVRHGIARALLRVDEILRPTLKKEGLLTRDPRMKERKKYGLKKARRAPQFSKR is encoded by the coding sequence ATGCCAGGGATCACTTACTACGGCACCGGGCGGCGCAAGACATCGGTAGCCCGGGTACGGCTGGTGCCCGGGAGCGGGCGTTTTGTGGTTAACGGTCAACCGGTGGAGGAGTACTTCCCCCTCCGCAGCCTGCAGACCATAGTGGAACGGCCCCTCAAGGTGACGGGCAACCTGGGGAAATTCGACGTTCTCGCCAAAGTGGAAGGCGGCGGCATTACCGGGCAGGCAGGCGCCGTACGGCACGGCATCGCGCGGGCACTGCTCAGGGTGGATGAGATCCTGCGTCCCACGTTGAAGAAGGAGGGCCTCCTCACCCGCGACCCGCGGATGAAGGAGCGCAAGAAGTACGGCCTGAAAAAGGCGCGGCGTGCGCCCCAGTTCTCCAAGCGTTAA
- a CDS encoding N-acetylmuramoyl-L-alanine amidase: MLGRRERTEKGGRWLAAAILLTLVLAALATPERRARQRVFAEARVLAPQVIVLDPGHGGIDTGAAGPAGVVEKDITLPVCVYLKEYFQQSGARVLLVRTDDRELSEDLVEDLRARVRLAKDAGATVFLSIHGNSFPSAYEYGAQTFYYPNHPASPRLARCIQDELLRLPSPLGENYRDVQEGDFHVLRNAPCPAALVEIGFLSNPREEALLADPTYQKKLAWHIFAGTVAFLRGGGRE, translated from the coding sequence GTGCTGGGAAGGCGAGAGCGGACAGAAAAGGGCGGGCGCTGGCTGGCGGCGGCCATTTTGCTTACGTTGGTGCTGGCTGCCCTGGCCACACCGGAACGCCGGGCGCGCCAGCGGGTGTTTGCGGAGGCACGCGTTCTGGCGCCGCAGGTCATCGTGCTGGACCCGGGGCACGGCGGCATCGACACCGGCGCAGCCGGTCCGGCGGGGGTGGTGGAGAAGGACATCACCCTGCCGGTATGCGTGTATCTCAAGGAGTACTTTCAGCAGAGCGGCGCGCGGGTGCTGCTGGTGCGCACCGACGACCGGGAGCTTTCCGAGGACCTGGTGGAGGATCTCCGGGCGCGGGTGCGCCTGGCCAAGGACGCGGGGGCTACTGTGTTTCTCAGCATCCACGGGAACAGTTTCCCTTCGGCGTATGAGTATGGGGCCCAGACCTTTTACTACCCGAACCACCCGGCAAGCCCGCGGCTGGCGCGCTGCATTCAGGACGAGCTCCTAAGGCTGCCCTCGCCGTTGGGGGAAAACTACCGCGACGTGCAGGAGGGCGATTTCCACGTGCTGCGCAACGCTCCCTGCCCGGCGGCCTTGGTGGAGATCGGTTTTTTGTCCAATCCCCGGGAAGAGGCGCTTTTAGCCGACCCTACTTACCAGAAAAAGCTGGCCTGGCACATTTTCGCCGGGACGGTGGCCTTCCTGCGCGGCGGGGGAAGGGAGTAA
- a CDS encoding biotin--[acetyl-CoA-carboxylase] ligase, producing the protein MDQDALLALLAGEKGGYTSGEEISRALRVSRTAVWKYINDLRQSGYDIEAHPRLGYRLLARPDKLLPAEVRHGLKTARLGQAVHHFETITSTNDVAKDLAERGAPEGTLVVAEEQKSGRGRRGRAWSSPPRVGIWASLLLRPAFLPSQAPLLTLTAAVAGAEAIRRVTGLTAGIKWPNDLLIGGRKVAGILMELSAEQDVVLYVILGIGINVNTPSFPGELAALATSLYQERGESVSRRELLQAFLERFEFWYDRLPGEAEALRSRWRELSVTLGRRVTVTAPTFTVSGLARNIDREGALLLETETGDLVRILSGDVSLR; encoded by the coding sequence ATGGACCAGGACGCCCTGCTCGCGCTTTTGGCCGGGGAAAAGGGCGGGTATACGTCGGGGGAGGAAATCAGCCGGGCACTCAGGGTGTCGCGCACGGCAGTGTGGAAGTACATAAATGACCTCAGGCAGAGCGGCTATGACATCGAAGCCCACCCGCGCCTGGGCTACCGGCTGCTGGCCCGGCCGGACAAACTCCTGCCGGCGGAGGTGCGCCACGGCCTGAAAACGGCGCGCCTGGGGCAGGCGGTGCACCATTTTGAAACCATCACCTCCACCAACGACGTCGCTAAGGATCTGGCGGAGCGGGGCGCACCGGAAGGCACGCTCGTGGTGGCCGAGGAACAAAAGAGCGGGCGCGGCCGCCGGGGCCGGGCCTGGTCTTCGCCGCCCCGGGTGGGAATCTGGGCCTCGCTCCTTCTGCGGCCCGCTTTTCTCCCCAGCCAGGCGCCGCTCCTCACCCTTACGGCTGCGGTAGCCGGGGCGGAGGCCATCCGCCGTGTGACGGGCCTTACGGCCGGCATCAAGTGGCCGAACGACCTTCTCATCGGCGGCCGCAAGGTGGCCGGTATCCTTATGGAGCTGAGCGCCGAGCAGGACGTGGTGCTGTACGTTATCCTGGGCATCGGCATCAATGTGAACACGCCTTCTTTTCCGGGGGAGCTGGCTGCCTTGGCCACCTCGCTCTACCAGGAACGCGGGGAGAGCGTGTCGCGGCGGGAACTCCTGCAGGCTTTTCTCGAACGGTTCGAATTCTGGTACGACCGGCTGCCGGGAGAGGCCGAGGCCCTGCGCAGCCGGTGGCGCGAACTCTCCGTCACCTTGGGCCGGCGCGTCACTGTAACCGCACCCACCTTTACCGTGAGCGGCCTGGCGCGAAACATCGACCGCGAGGGCGCCCTGCTTCTCGAGACAGAAACCGGAGACCTCGTCCGCATCTTGAGCGGGGACGTAAGTCTCCGGTAG
- a CDS encoding EamA family transporter encodes MNVKVWLLLIGSVALSSLAQLLLKLGLRGAGRLELSPAGLAALALRVVTNGYLLAGLAGFVASAVFWLIVLSRVELSLAYPLVGLGYVFVLFLSHFVLGESISAWRLGGVAAIIAGVILIGRS; translated from the coding sequence ATGAACGTCAAGGTCTGGCTCCTGCTCATCGGTTCGGTGGCGCTGAGCTCGCTGGCGCAGCTGCTGCTCAAACTGGGGCTTAGAGGGGCGGGGCGGTTGGAGCTTTCGCCGGCGGGCCTTGCGGCCCTCGCGCTGCGCGTCGTGACGAACGGTTACCTTCTGGCCGGCCTGGCCGGGTTTGTGGCCAGTGCCGTTTTCTGGCTCATCGTTCTTTCCCGTGTAGAGCTCAGCCTGGCTTACCCTTTGGTCGGCCTGGGCTACGTCTTTGTTCTTTTCCTCTCGCACTTCGTGCTGGGCGAGAGCATCTCCGCCTGGCGCCTGGGCGGGGTGGCGGCCATCATCGCCGGTGTCATCCTGATCGGTCGCTCGTAG
- a CDS encoding TRAP transporter large permease: MIGLLFGSFGLLLLLGVPIAVSIGLASYLVLSQGHLPPVLIAQRMFAGADSFPLVAVPFFILAGDLLAKGKVSEKLVEFGDAVLGFLRGGLWLVSVAASMFFAAISGSGAATTAAVGTPLVPELKKKEYDEATSAALIAAAGTIGVVIPPSVPMVLYCVIADQSVARLFLNGFIPGVLMGLSLIGLALVKAYRDNYPRGAAFSLTNIWRTFKGAFWGLLTPAFILGGIFSGYFTPSEAAVIAVDYSLFVAVFVYRDLKWKDIYHIIVNSAVTMSVVMFIIATSSILSWVLANWQIPTLIARSILALSQNKYVIIFFIDLIILIAGVFMETASALIILTPVFLPLVNQLGVNLLHFGLLVVVGLAIGMITPPVAINLYVASTVTGLSLEKISQAVAPFLLGLIAVFFLLTYLPLFIPALIL; this comes from the coding sequence GTGATCGGCCTTCTCTTCGGCAGCTTCGGCCTGCTCCTTCTTCTCGGGGTGCCCATTGCCGTAAGCATCGGCCTGGCCTCTTACCTGGTGCTCAGCCAAGGCCACCTGCCCCCTGTTCTTATCGCCCAGCGCATGTTCGCCGGCGCCGACTCCTTCCCTTTGGTGGCCGTCCCCTTCTTTATCCTGGCCGGCGACCTCCTCGCCAAAGGCAAAGTTTCTGAAAAACTCGTGGAATTCGGCGACGCCGTCCTGGGTTTCCTGCGCGGCGGCCTCTGGCTGGTTTCCGTGGCGGCCTCCATGTTCTTCGCCGCCATCTCCGGCTCGGGCGCCGCCACCACTGCCGCCGTCGGCACACCGCTCGTGCCGGAGCTGAAGAAAAAGGAGTATGACGAAGCCACCTCCGCCGCCCTCATCGCTGCAGCTGGAACCATCGGCGTCGTCATACCGCCTTCTGTGCCTATGGTGCTTTACTGTGTCATCGCCGACCAGTCGGTGGCGCGCCTTTTCCTCAACGGCTTTATTCCGGGCGTTCTTATGGGCCTTTCCCTCATCGGCCTCGCCCTGGTCAAGGCCTACCGGGACAACTACCCGCGCGGTGCCGCCTTCTCCCTGACCAACATCTGGCGCACCTTCAAAGGCGCGTTTTGGGGGCTGCTCACCCCGGCCTTCATCCTGGGCGGTATCTTCTCCGGGTATTTCACACCCTCCGAGGCCGCCGTGATCGCTGTGGACTACTCGCTTTTCGTGGCCGTCTTTGTCTACCGCGATCTTAAGTGGAAGGACATCTACCACATCATCGTCAATTCGGCCGTCACCATGTCGGTGGTAATGTTTATCATCGCCACCTCCAGCATTCTGAGCTGGGTTCTCGCCAACTGGCAGATCCCTACCCTCATCGCCCGCTCCATCCTGGCGCTGTCCCAGAACAAGTACGTGATCATCTTCTTTATTGACCTGATCATCCTCATCGCCGGGGTATTCATGGAGACGGCCTCGGCCCTCATCATCCTCACGCCGGTTTTCCTGCCGCTGGTGAACCAGCTGGGGGTAAACCTCCTGCACTTCGGTCTCCTTGTGGTGGTAGGTCTGGCCATCGGCATGATCACGCCGCCCGTGGCCATCAACCTCTATGTAGCCAGCACTGTGACCGGGCTCTCGCTGGAGAAGATCAGCCAGGCTGTGGCGCCGTTTCTCCTCGGCCTCATCGCAGTGTTCTTCCTCCTTACTTACCTGCCGCTCTTCATCCCGGCTCTCATCCTTTAG
- a CDS encoding TRAP transporter small permease, which yields MPATSFLARLSDLADRVMCRLVFLALAALTLTITLQIAARIFFSALPWTEELSRYLLVFSTFGGASLAYKRGNHIAVTFLIGFARGKLRELCGAVVQLLSLSFFLLAIRSSVQLITLQIYQTSPALGLPMRLVYLALPLGFATMALHALTELAACCRRALGGEAA from the coding sequence ATGCCCGCCACATCGTTCCTGGCGCGTCTCAGCGACCTGGCCGACCGGGTGATGTGCCGCCTGGTCTTCTTGGCCCTGGCGGCCCTCACCCTTACCATTACCCTCCAGATAGCCGCCCGCATCTTTTTCAGTGCCTTGCCCTGGACGGAGGAACTCTCACGCTACCTCCTCGTCTTCAGCACCTTCGGCGGGGCCAGCCTGGCTTACAAACGCGGCAATCACATCGCCGTGACCTTTCTCATCGGCTTCGCGCGCGGGAAGTTGCGCGAGCTCTGCGGCGCCGTAGTCCAGCTCTTGTCCCTTTCCTTTTTTCTCCTCGCCATCCGCTCCAGCGTGCAGCTCATAACCCTGCAGATTTACCAAACCTCTCCGGCCCTGGGCCTGCCCATGCGCCTGGTGTACCTGGCGCTGCCGCTGGGCTTCGCCACCATGGCCCTCCACGCCCTCACGGAGCTGGCCGCCTGCTGCCGCCGGGCCTTAGGGGGTGAAGCTGCGTGA
- a CDS encoding TRAP transporter substrate-binding protein — MKQQWRNRIVVLGALILALVLVVAGCSRPQQPAGQKPAESQGGQGQAADRPRTLRLAHVVNEKDGFHVAATKFKELVEQKTGGQVKIEIYPNATLGDERTLLEGMQMGTVDMGVITDGPIANFLPEIAAFELPFLFKSREEAYQVLDGSVGQEVLNNLSKVNLKGLAFAERGFRNLTNSKRPVNRPEDVKGLKIRVMENPVYIDTFKALGANAVPMAWTEALTALQQGTIDGQENPVNVIYAFKLYETQKHLALTRHTYAPATIMMSQQVWSSFPADVQQVLVAAAKEAAAYERRWNAEQEEGQLKELKDKGMQITEPDAAPFQAAVQSVYEKNQDKYGALVTKIQEALK; from the coding sequence ATGAAACAGCAGTGGAGAAATCGCATCGTGGTCCTGGGAGCCCTGATCCTGGCCCTGGTCCTCGTCGTCGCCGGCTGCAGCCGGCCGCAGCAACCGGCCGGGCAGAAGCCGGCCGAAAGTCAGGGCGGCCAGGGGCAGGCCGCCGACCGGCCCCGCACCCTGCGCCTGGCCCACGTGGTGAACGAGAAGGACGGCTTCCATGTGGCCGCGACCAAGTTCAAGGAGCTGGTGGAACAGAAAACCGGCGGCCAAGTGAAGATCGAGATCTACCCCAACGCCACCCTGGGCGACGAGCGCACCCTTCTCGAAGGCATGCAGATGGGCACCGTGGACATGGGCGTCATCACCGACGGCCCCATCGCCAACTTCCTGCCGGAGATCGCCGCTTTCGAGCTGCCCTTCCTCTTTAAGTCCCGCGAGGAAGCCTACCAGGTCCTGGACGGCTCAGTGGGGCAGGAGGTGCTGAACAACCTCTCCAAAGTAAACCTCAAGGGCCTGGCCTTCGCCGAGCGCGGCTTCCGTAACCTCACCAACTCCAAGCGCCCCGTGAACAGGCCGGAAGACGTAAAGGGCCTCAAGATCCGCGTCATGGAAAACCCGGTTTATATCGATACCTTCAAGGCCCTGGGCGCCAACGCCGTGCCCATGGCCTGGACGGAGGCCCTCACCGCGCTGCAGCAAGGTACCATCGACGGGCAGGAGAACCCTGTTAACGTGATCTACGCCTTCAAACTGTACGAAACCCAGAAGCACCTGGCCCTCACCCGGCACACCTACGCCCCGGCCACCATCATGATGAGCCAGCAGGTGTGGAGCTCCTTCCCGGCCGATGTGCAGCAGGTACTGGTGGCTGCCGCCAAAGAAGCCGCTGCCTACGAGCGCCGGTGGAACGCGGAGCAGGAGGAAGGCCAGCTCAAGGAGCTAAAAGACAAGGGCATGCAGATCACCGAGCCCGACGCCGCACCTTTCCAGGCCGCCGTGCAGTCCGTATACGAGAAGAACCAAGACAAGTACGGCGCCCTAGTAACCAAAATCCAAGAGGCGCTCAAGTAA
- the ilvD gene encoding dihydroxy-acid dehydratase, producing MRSDEVKVGPTRAAHRSLFYAAGYTEEELKRPLIGVVNAQNEIIPGHVHLDTIAQAVKLGVAAAGGTPIEFPAIGICDGIAMGHSGMKYPLPSRELIADSIEAMAEAHKFDGLVLIPNCDKIVPAMLMAAARLNLPAVVVSGGPMLAGRWQGRDISVTQMFEAAGALEAGRITAAELTAMEHAACPGCGSCAGMFTANTMNCLTEVLGMGLTGNGTLPAAFSGARTALAKRAGMRVVELVQQNIRPRDILTRAAFENAIAVDMAVGGSTNTVLHLPAIAREAKVKLDLATFDAISRRTPYLASLSPAGPHHIQDLHEAGGLPAIMAELKELGLIHTECLTVSGETVGRRIAGAKVLRPEVIRPLTNPHRTTGGIAILHGNLAPDGAVVKEAAVAPEMLVHEGPARVFNSEEEAIEAILGRRIQKGDVVVIRYEGPKGGPGMREMLNPTAAIAGIGLDKDVALITDGRFSGASRGASIGHVSPEAQEGGPIALLAEGDIVSINIPERRLDVKLSQEELARRRATWQAPEPKVKSGYLYRYALLVSSASTGAVLRSGE from the coding sequence GTGCGCAGTGATGAAGTCAAGGTGGGGCCGACGCGGGCCGCCCACCGCTCGCTCTTCTACGCCGCAGGTTACACGGAAGAAGAGCTTAAGCGCCCGCTCATCGGAGTGGTGAACGCCCAGAACGAGATCATCCCCGGCCATGTGCACCTGGATACCATCGCTCAGGCGGTGAAGCTGGGGGTGGCCGCGGCCGGGGGCACGCCCATCGAGTTCCCCGCCATCGGCATCTGCGACGGCATTGCCATGGGGCACTCGGGCATGAAGTACCCGCTTCCCAGCCGCGAACTCATCGCCGACTCCATTGAAGCCATGGCGGAAGCGCACAAATTCGACGGGCTTGTACTTATCCCCAACTGCGACAAGATCGTCCCCGCCATGCTGATGGCCGCAGCCCGGCTTAACCTACCGGCAGTGGTGGTCTCGGGCGGGCCGATGCTGGCCGGACGCTGGCAGGGCCGGGACATCAGCGTGACGCAGATGTTCGAAGCCGCCGGGGCACTGGAGGCAGGGCGTATCACCGCCGCCGAGCTTACCGCCATGGAACACGCCGCCTGCCCCGGCTGCGGTTCCTGCGCCGGCATGTTCACCGCCAACACCATGAACTGCCTCACCGAGGTGCTGGGCATGGGCCTTACCGGCAACGGCACCCTGCCGGCCGCCTTCTCCGGCGCCCGCACCGCCCTCGCCAAGCGCGCCGGGATGCGGGTGGTGGAGCTGGTGCAGCAAAACATCCGCCCGCGCGACATCCTGACGCGCGCAGCCTTTGAGAACGCCATCGCCGTGGACATGGCGGTGGGCGGCTCCACCAACACCGTGCTACACCTGCCGGCCATCGCGCGCGAGGCCAAAGTGAAGCTGGACCTGGCCACCTTTGATGCCATCAGCCGGCGCACGCCTTATCTCGCCAGCCTGAGCCCCGCCGGGCCGCACCACATCCAGGACCTGCACGAGGCCGGGGGCCTGCCGGCGATCATGGCGGAGCTGAAGGAACTCGGCCTCATCCACACCGAGTGCCTTACCGTCTCCGGCGAAACCGTGGGCCGGCGCATCGCCGGGGCCAAGGTGCTCAGGCCCGAGGTGATCCGCCCGCTCACGAACCCGCACCGCACCACCGGCGGTATCGCCATCCTGCACGGCAACCTGGCGCCGGACGGCGCAGTGGTGAAAGAAGCCGCCGTGGCCCCGGAGATGCTGGTGCACGAAGGCCCGGCGCGCGTGTTCAACTCGGAGGAAGAGGCCATCGAGGCCATCTTGGGCCGGCGCATCCAGAAGGGTGACGTGGTGGTGATCCGCTACGAAGGGCCGAAGGGCGGGCCGGGCATGCGCGAGATGCTGAACCCCACCGCCGCCATCGCCGGGATCGGCCTGGACAAGGACGTGGCGCTCATTACCGACGGGCGTTTCTCCGGTGCCAGCCGCGGCGCCAGCATCGGCCACGTTTCGCCGGAGGCGCAGGAGGGCGGGCCCATTGCGCTGCTGGCGGAGGGGGACATTGTGAGCATCAACATCCCGGAGCGGCGCCTGGATGTCAAGCTGAGTCAAGAGGAGCTGGCCCGCCGCCGTGCCACCTGGCAGGCACCGGAGCCCAAGGTGAAGTCGGGATACCTCTACCGCTACGCGCTCCTGGTGTCCTCCGCCAGCACGGGGGCCGTCCTCAGGTCCGGGGAGTAG
- the rocF gene encoding arginase has translation MRVQIIGVPQDLGANRRGVDMGPSAIRYAGVRERLESLGYTVQDRGNIPVSLRDERTAGDTRLRYLPEIQQTSELLAQTVREAVEAGDLPLVLGGDHSIAIGTLAGVAAVKECGVIWIDAHGDFNTPETTASGNIHGMPLAASLGRGDERLVSCGGFVAKAKEKNVALIGARDLDPEERDALRRSRISVFTMQDIDEMGMKRVMQQAVAAALDGTEGIAVSLDMDALDPLEAPGVGTPVRGGLTYREAHLAMELIAETGALLSLEVVEVNPILDYRNQTAELAVELIASALGKKII, from the coding sequence TTGCGCGTACAGATCATCGGCGTGCCGCAGGACCTGGGAGCGAACCGGCGCGGTGTGGACATGGGGCCGAGCGCCATCCGTTATGCCGGCGTGCGGGAGCGCCTGGAGAGCCTGGGCTACACCGTGCAGGACCGGGGGAATATCCCTGTCTCCCTGCGCGACGAGCGAACAGCAGGGGATACGCGGCTGCGCTACCTGCCCGAGATCCAGCAGACGAGCGAGCTTTTGGCGCAAACGGTCCGGGAGGCGGTGGAAGCGGGGGACCTCCCGCTGGTGCTGGGCGGGGACCACAGCATTGCCATCGGCACCCTGGCCGGGGTGGCGGCGGTGAAAGAATGCGGTGTGATCTGGATCGATGCCCACGGCGATTTCAACACGCCGGAGACCACCGCCAGCGGTAACATCCACGGGATGCCCCTGGCCGCGTCCTTGGGTCGCGGTGACGAGCGGCTGGTGAGCTGCGGCGGTTTTGTGGCGAAGGCCAAGGAGAAGAACGTGGCCCTCATCGGGGCGCGGGACCTCGATCCCGAGGAACGCGATGCCCTGCGTCGTTCCCGCATCTCGGTATTCACCATGCAGGACATCGATGAGATGGGCATGAAGCGGGTGATGCAGCAGGCTGTTGCGGCGGCGCTCGACGGCACGGAGGGAATCGCCGTGAGCCTGGACATGGATGCCCTCGACCCTTTGGAGGCGCCGGGGGTAGGGACGCCGGTGCGGGGCGGCCTGACGTACCGCGAGGCGCACCTGGCCATGGAGCTCATCGCCGAGACGGGAGCGCTCCTGTCGCTCGAGGTGGTCGAGGTGAACCCGATTCTGGACTACCGCAACCAGACGGCGGAACTGGCGGTGGAACTCATCGCCTCGGCCTTGGGCAAAAAGATCATCTGA
- the amrA gene encoding AmmeMemoRadiSam system protein A gives MGVVWAGIAPHPPIIVPEVGGAEVEKVTATCSAMRRLAADLKAAAPETVVITSPHGPVFRDAVAVSLLPELTGGLAAFGAPQVQVTRGNDLELARTIMAEGGELKVPVVGLGREEVRRWRAGEELDHGVLVPFYYLAHAGVAAHLVWVGMSFLPPEELYAFGVAVARAAEKCGRRVAFLASGDLSHRLTREAPAGYHPEAARFDALLVQKVREGDLEGLLKLDPALAEKAGECGWRSFMMMAGALDGRVVSPEVLSYEGPFGVGYLVAKLVPGAALPELRRLQRLRGARERAVEERRAHESVFVRLARKSLEHYVRTGKRLPVPAPLPPELAGRAGAFVSLKKHGQLRGCIGTTGPTQPTLAEEIIENAISAGTRDPRFWPVQAEELPEITYSVDVLSEPEPVKGLQDLDPKRYGIIVRARGRSGLLLPDLEGIDTAEEQVAIAKQKAGLGPGDKVSLERFEVKRYY, from the coding sequence GTGGGCGTTGTCTGGGCGGGGATTGCCCCTCATCCACCCATTATCGTGCCGGAGGTAGGCGGCGCGGAGGTCGAGAAGGTGACGGCCACCTGTAGTGCCATGCGCCGGCTGGCGGCGGATCTCAAGGCGGCGGCGCCGGAGACGGTGGTGATCACCAGCCCGCACGGGCCGGTTTTTAGAGATGCGGTGGCGGTGTCGCTGCTGCCGGAGCTTACGGGCGGCCTGGCCGCTTTTGGTGCGCCTCAGGTGCAGGTTACGCGCGGCAATGACCTGGAGCTGGCCCGGACGATTATGGCGGAAGGCGGGGAGCTGAAGGTGCCCGTGGTGGGCCTGGGTAGAGAGGAGGTGCGCCGCTGGCGGGCCGGGGAGGAGCTCGACCACGGGGTGCTGGTGCCGTTTTACTACCTGGCGCACGCCGGCGTTGCGGCGCACCTGGTGTGGGTGGGGATGTCGTTTTTACCCCCGGAGGAGCTGTACGCCTTCGGTGTGGCGGTGGCGCGGGCCGCGGAGAAGTGCGGGCGGCGGGTGGCTTTCCTGGCCAGCGGCGACCTCTCGCACCGCCTCACGCGTGAGGCCCCGGCGGGGTACCACCCTGAGGCGGCGCGCTTCGACGCGCTGTTGGTACAAAAGGTGCGGGAAGGGGACCTGGAAGGCCTGCTCAAACTCGATCCGGCCCTGGCGGAGAAGGCGGGCGAGTGCGGCTGGCGCAGCTTCATGATGATGGCCGGTGCCCTGGACGGGCGCGTGGTAAGCCCGGAGGTGCTCTCGTACGAGGGCCCCTTCGGCGTGGGCTACCTGGTGGCGAAGCTCGTTCCCGGCGCGGCGCTGCCGGAGCTCAGGCGCCTTCAGCGCCTGCGCGGCGCCCGGGAGCGGGCGGTGGAGGAGCGGCGGGCCCACGAGAGTGTCTTTGTGCGCCTGGCCCGCAAGAGCCTTGAGCATTACGTGCGCACGGGAAAACGCCTGCCGGTGCCCGCGCCGCTGCCGCCGGAGCTGGCCGGCCGGGCGGGAGCCTTCGTTTCGCTGAAGAAGCACGGGCAGCTGCGGGGCTGCATCGGCACCACCGGCCCCACGCAGCCCACGCTGGCGGAGGAGATCATCGAGAACGCCATCAGCGCCGGCACCCGCGACCCGCGCTTCTGGCCGGTGCAGGCGGAGGAACTTCCCGAAATCACCTACTCGGTGGATGTCTTGAGCGAGCCGGAGCCGGTAAAAGGGCTTCAGGATCTGGACCCGAAACGCTACGGTATCATCGTGCGGGCGCGCGGGCGGAGCGGCCTGCTCCTTCCCGACCTGGAAGGGATCGACACGGCGGAGGAGCAGGTGGCCATCGCCAAGCAGAAGGCCGGGCTGGGACCGGGCGACAAGGTGAGCCTGGAGCGGTTTGAGGTGAAGAGGTACTACTGA
- the amrS gene encoding AmmeMemoRadiSam system radical SAM enzyme, whose protein sequence is MKEALYWHKLEGDRVQCELCPQDCRIAPGRAGACRVRRNKAGVLYATNYARVSSVALDPVEKKPLYHFYPGRTVLSLGTIGCNLKCSFCQNWEIAQEDAPTRGLGPEQAVALARREGGGCIGIAYTYSEPLMWYEYVLDTARPAREAGLKNVLVTNGFIQPEPLEALLPFIDALNIDVKAFTGDYYRRVCHGGLEPVLKTVETAVRAGCHVELTTLLVPGLNDAPDEIRALVSWIAGLAPTIPLHLTRYYPQYKMELPPTPLATLERAWEIAREKLAYVYIGNALTEKGQNTYCPGCGALLIERRGFSARPTGLEHRRCRACGRVTEVTC, encoded by the coding sequence ATGAAAGAAGCGCTTTACTGGCACAAGCTGGAAGGGGATAGGGTTCAGTGTGAGCTGTGCCCGCAGGACTGCCGCATTGCGCCCGGGCGGGCCGGCGCCTGCCGCGTGCGCCGGAATAAAGCCGGGGTGCTCTACGCCACCAACTACGCCCGCGTCAGCTCTGTGGCCCTCGACCCGGTGGAGAAAAAGCCCCTCTATCACTTTTACCCCGGCCGCACCGTCCTCTCCCTCGGCACCATCGGCTGCAACCTTAAGTGCAGCTTTTGCCAGAACTGGGAGATCGCCCAGGAGGACGCCCCCACGCGCGGGCTCGGGCCGGAGCAGGCGGTGGCCCTGGCCCGGCGCGAAGGAGGCGGCTGCATCGGTATCGCCTACACCTACTCCGAGCCCCTCATGTGGTACGAGTACGTCCTCGATACCGCGCGCCCGGCGCGGGAGGCGGGCCTCAAGAATGTGCTGGTGACGAACGGCTTTATCCAGCCCGAGCCCCTGGAAGCGCTTTTGCCCTTTATTGATGCTTTGAACATCGACGTCAAGGCTTTTACCGGCGACTACTACCGCCGGGTGTGTCACGGCGGCCTGGAGCCGGTGCTCAAAACCGTGGAGACGGCGGTGCGTGCCGGCTGCCACGTGGAGCTTACCACCCTCCTCGTGCCCGGCCTTAACGACGCGCCCGACGAGATCCGTGCCCTGGTAAGCTGGATAGCGGGACTTGCGCCCACCATCCCACTTCACCTTACGCGCTACTACCCGCAGTACAAAATGGAGCTTCCCCCCACTCCCCTGGCCACGCTGGAACGCGCCTGGGAAATCGCCCGGGAGAAGCTCGCCTACGTCTACATCGGCAATGCCCTTACCGAAAAGGGGCAGAACACGTACTGCCCCGGCTGCGGGGCGCTGCTCATCGAACGCCGCGGCTTCAGCGCCCGGCCGACCGGCCTTGAGCACCGCCGCTGCCGCGCCTGCGGCCGGGTGACGGAAGTCACCTGCTGA